Genomic DNA from Pelosinus sp. UFO1:
TCCGCTGTACTTGGCACTACCCTACCTGGCGCAAATACAATTTACATGGGACAAGAACTCGCTTTCAAAGCTCCTGTAAAAATCGGTGATACAGTCACTGCTACCGTTGAAGTCATTGAAAAAATCGAAGCAAAAAATCGTTTGATTCTTAGAACCTTCGTTACAAATCAAGATGGAACCATCGTGATTGACGGTAAAGCCACTGTCATGAAGAAATAAAGACTATAAAACTCAAAAGGACCTCTTACTATCCTAGGATGGTAAGAGGTCTTTTATTACGGAATCAGAAAGTATAACACTTTCTTGATTCCAAGTAAGAATGACTAAGGCTTCTGCCTGCGTCCGAGGACTTGGCACAAGCCAAGTCTTT
This window encodes:
- a CDS encoding MaoC family dehydratase, translated to MIQDVKFVDIQVGDKASMSKTVSEYDVYTFAGLTGDFNPVHVNAEFAKTSMFKERIAHGMLSAGFISAVLGTTLPGANTIYMGQELAFKAPVKIGDTVTATVEVIEKIEAKNRLILRTFVTNQDGTIVIDGKATVMKK